GTAAAATTCACATTAATATCCGGCATCAACgtgaaaagggaaaaaaagagagatctACGTAATACACTGTTCTCGCATTTAGTTCCGTACTTTTGAAGCGAAGgtattatgtattatctgTGACAAATGAGAAGGTAACTCGTCGGTAGCTCGTCTCAATCTAACAAACAATaaagatatgtatatgtagtGCGGAAATATGAGCGAAATTTacatttctgtaaaaaaaaatggagaaaaGTATGGAAGATAAAGAGCAGTAACAATATGCTGAGCTAATGAGAAAATGCAATAGGATTTTAAAGGATTATAAATACGGTTAATTCTGCGCAGCTCAATTTCACGACTGCACCGATGATTTATTATCGAAATCATAAATAGGTCGGTTAATCCTGTCGAGGTATGTCTTGAAGTTATTATGCCACCTAAGTATTACGAATATTCTCAAGCGAAATTACGAGGTGACTTTAATCGCAGGCGCGTAAGGCATAgcttagaataaaaaattcatatctaGATGAGATCTCCACGATGGCTATGTCCGATATTATGAATTTTCTTAGTATAGCTTGTGAAGGATAGatatttagaaagaaattCATTATCTTTACCGTCAATCTTCCTTTACCGAGATTTTCCGGTCGTCGGAGATGGATTCTCCTTTCATTCCTATTATTTTTCGAGGTATATTTTCAAGGTATGGAAGGACTGATCTGAATGTTTTATTTGAGTACATTGTtctaatagtaataattacttaatatgTTAATAGCTAAGGTGCACCGTAAACGGTATGTATCTAtacagtattatttatttattttgtttagcCATTCGTGCGTAACGTATCCCGAGGATAtgtttggaaattatttcttgtagAACTACGTTTGTCAtgatacacatataaaaaaaaatagtaagatcaaaagaatagaaaaaaaaagctcCCAGATCGATTTTCAGTTTAGAAAGTCATAGTGCAAGACGCTGATGTGATATTCAAATGTTcgtcagaaattttttttcctttttgtctcttgcttttcttcttttatataatctttcagTCGCGGAAGAAATGCGTATAAATTCTTACTGTCGTTCAATTGATCATCGAGCTTTTAAAACGTTGAATTTCCTACGCGTCTTCGCTTAGTGAAAGACGGAAAGTAATGTTCTTCGAGAAATTTACGGTGCTGACGAATAAAGTTATTAgaaaagacagagagagagagagagagatgtctTCGGTCCTTGTTATGATTGTAAATGAGTATATGCTGATAGGAGCGGAAAAAGGCGCGTTGTGAAAGTCGCCGAAACGTGAAACGGAATTTGAAATGCCTTGTATATGTGccagttatatttatattaattacggtAATTATATCCATGAGTTGCGTTCGAAGTTTATATTTCACGTATCACTTCTTCGaagggaaaaaagaaagagaaacttGCAAGCGCGTTAGGGGCCACCAGAATGTGTGCTGAATTACTACAATCACATCGATGCTAACTTCCCAAGCGTAAAACACGCGAAAAAGAATGTATTCTAGTCTAACGTGAAGTGTGTATGGCGGATTTagctttttacttttaatctgctttttttaatttatttatttgaactGTGTTTTTCCCGCTCCTCCCCATCGCTTTTTTGTTCATTGCCATTCGTCATAAACTCCTgcacatattaaattataattattattcgtgATTGTTTTCTTCAATGAAATTATTGTTTCGCAAAATTCCAGTTTGAAggtacacatacatacacacattcgTTAAGCTCAATTCGTTATTTCATCGACCTACCGCATTGGCATCGATCTAacaataattgcaataattctGTAATAATTTGCTGTAGATGTAATTCAGTTTCCTTAATTTGGATCAATAAAAGATCATAAAAGGATGAACGGATTTTGGAGTGTCCTGTATCCTTCACCGGATGTAGACATTTGTACAAATCCTTGATCCCGCTACCTCACTTTTATTTCGATATACAATAATTCGATAAGAACACACCttaatcatatttattgtacggtacaatacaaatttaaaatcttaagCTATAATAGATCATTAGAAAACTTTCATTCTTTTAtagaagttattaattaacgtaaaGATCATTGAAGTGTGCTATAAAATAGATGCGTCAGTAAATGCAACGACAGATTGATAGACTGATTCCCAATGTTCTACATTTGCACGACGTCAGGTGTAGGAACGGGAATATCCGTAAATGAAAAAGTGTATCTCTCACTATCTTAAAACAGATAAGCTGTACACTCAGCTATCTCTTATCAAAGGTGTGATTCAGTACGCGTTGCGTAGACATTGTACAGTTAACTACGACAGCGATTCGATCCTGTTCTTTCGTTTTTCCATCTATCGACTTTTTTTCTGGGCAGAGAAAAATGTGGTCGAAAAAGTTTGTGTGCTATTTAACTATAGCTTTACGTAAGTAAaacatgattttaattttacacggAAAGAAAAGTGTCGATACATTCATCTGCAGTCGACGATAGGCGTTCCACTTTTCATGTCATTGCACCATAGAAACCGTCGCTGAtcgattagaaataattattgaattttatcgGGATGATAATGTAATCGTCCGTAACATTATCTTAAACGagaatttaatcatttttcacCAAATATAATGCGATGATATCacaatcattatttttctatctttgtcaataaattttaacgtaaCATTACACGCGACACAGCATGTAACAAAAAGTCAGATTCCATGAAAATGAATTAATCTTTCTTTCGCTTTTGAAAACAACGCCGAACAGTTTTAATGGGCATATTCCTGGAGGAAGTCGAGGCAAGGCGCAAAATTTTGAGGGGCCGCAAAACGATAACCAGACGTTATTACAGTAAGTCTATGATAGTAATTAAAGTAGAATGTGCGGCGCGTAATCGAGATCAAAAGCCTGAATGCTCGTTAAATCATTTTCAGGAGGTACAGCGATTCCGGCCTGGGCCATAACACTTTTAACGGGTATCGGCATGCTATTGCTCGGCGGCGGACTTTACGCGTTACTACAGAAATTCGTGGTAGACGCCGCGGACACTGGGGAGAGTCATTCCTATCAACCTGCGTTGCAGCTGGAAAGTTGAATTAGTTAACCCCCACAGAATCCCCAATATGATCATTTATCACTGTATTGAATAATCGacatcataaattatattattaatgcatgtagaattttagaagaaaacttttttgtaGAAACACAGTGATGTTATGTTCTTGCTTTATTAATCTCTGCAGGATCGTCTACTCATTCTCTTAATCTCCTAACAGGTAATATCAAATTATCGATTACCATCGTTCACCTTATATTAACGaccaattgtatttattattattacatatgttcATATCGTGTTTTTAAAGCGCGAAGAAAACGCGTTGCGGTCATGTTGCGATATACTTACAATTCTAATCGTTTGTTACTAAACGCGGCAATTTCTTATCAACCTTAACGTTATCGTCGATTATTGGTAAATGTGTAATTCTCGTTTGGAGTACGTTTAGGTTTAGATTATTCAAATTCACATATacattgcattatatatatatatataattaaatggtATGAAAAGAGAAGTCTACAGCTTAGAATTCTCTACGATGATACTTGTCGGGATCGAAGTATGATGTAACTACAACACGATTATTAAACTTTCGGCCCGTGAGAGTCTGTTGCGCTTTTTGGCAATCGATCACGCTATTGAATTCTACGAACACCTGTAACGAAATAAAACGTGGTAAATAATATGTAGGAGCTTCATATCGATATTAAGCGTACCTTGCCGCATCCAGGAACGTCAACACCTTCGATGGGTCTAGGAATCTCCACAGATCGCACCACACCGTATTTATTACACTCTTCTTTGATGTCCTCGAGGATATCCTCGTATTCTTCTTCCTCCATTAGTTCCTCGGGCGTGACCATATTGAGCAAACAAAGCACCTGAAAGGTATTGTACAATTATAAGTTCGATCgcaaaatcattatttttcgagaaCAATTTCGTTTGAGTTAGCTCTCACTTCGGTCGCAGGTCCGCTAGTGCCAACCATTGACAGACCAGGCACTTGAATTTGTACTGGAGCTTGTGCGCCTATCATAGGATTCTTAGCACCAACGCTAGCGCGTTGtacaattaatttcttgtcCCCCAGCTGCATCCCGTTCAATCCGGCGATTGCCTGGTCGGTCATTGAGACGTCTACATATTCACAGAATGCATATCCCTTGGAGAGACCGGTTGCGGAATCCTTTACTAGATTGAACGCTCTCAGTTGTCCAAAGCTCATCAACAGCTCCTTCACCTGTATTATCGTGAAAAATGTTACTCCTTCATTCGCACAAAACATATTgtttaaatctataaaattatagactGTGCAACTCTGATATTAATCAatcgttaaaattttacatctttttgtCACATGTGATTaagaataatcaaattttgcatttatgaaatttaagtAAGATTAATcagtaaagttttattttaccaAATCACATCGTCAAAATGAAATAAggattttaaaagaatatttgtacaatagctttttaaagaaaaagagagaagatatTACACCAGTTAGTGACAAAATAGGCAATTTAATTGGATTTCCAAACAGTTCTCTACAGAagaattttagaaagaaaGTTGCATCGCCCagatattaagaaaaacgaaaTATGAATGCATAGATATGCTTGCGTATCTTAATCACTCTTTCCTCGGTGGCAACTCCTTACACATCACCCTCACGTCCGACAAAACAATTTCCGCTTAATTGTGCTCCGGCGTCATTCCTTACATCGCTCGTTATTTCGAACGCCGATCTTcgtctttgattttaattaaaatatatatgtattaaatttacttaCGTCTCCACGGGCTGGGAAACTGAAAACTCAAAACTTGAGATAACAGCATGTTGCTTTCGTTAAAGAACTTCTTTCAGTTCTGAATTTCTTTCGCATTCTACATCCGATAGTTACTAATTACTCGGCACGATTTAGTTGATCAAGCAACATGCTTTTATTGATGTGAAACTATTGAATCAGAGAACGCACCATTGGCACAGGAGAACCGAGAACACATCGAGGAAGGGGGGCTACAAAATTGTCGCATAAACCCAATGTACGAAGGCAATGAGAATGGTATTAAGTACTTGCCTCGAGGGACTGGGCTTAGCCTCTCTCCAGGCAGTGTGGTATTTTGTCATGTTCGGTAGTAGTAGTAGTGGTAGAAGTAGTGGTAGAAGTAGTGGTAGTGGTAAGCGAATGCTTTTGATCGGCACGACCCTAAGCTAAGAAATGGGGAGAAAGGGTACTGGTATCAGTCCACAGTTTACTACATAATAACGAGACGttcatattctttttcttttttactctCTTACGAGTTTAAACATAGTCCATTTGTAAGAATaccgttttatatttaacttcctaatatccaataaaattgccgtttctttttttttttttactagttTCCGTTTTTCTTTGCATTGTCATTTTGTTTTTCAAGTTTTCAATGCATTGATATATTCGAAGATCATTCGTTCGCGGTAACCTGTAACGAGGCACAAGACGAGACGTGCAGTAAAGCCTGAAAAGCCTGTAAAAAGAACAGCTGCAAAAAGGAAAAGGTATTTCctgaaaagaatatataccGGAGAACTTGGAGCTGTTACCAGATGcacataaaattatgtgtTGACCCTGTAAtcccaaaaaaagaaagaaaaagaaaaaaaaacttctgCTACATGTAAAAACGTTGATCTTATGCTTTTCTTGCAGACCTAAAAAGAACCTAAAAAAGATCCTTCTTTGCAACACGTATCATTGCTGCACGAAAGTGGACGGCTCTGTAAAGGCATTTCAAATTGGAAATAGAAGTCATAAAACAGCTTTAAAGAGCTTTGTTCAAAACGTCGCACGtatctctattttatttatttttgcatttcagGCAGAATTGAAAACGCGAATGATCGTCTATTTCCTTTAATCGATTTATTTCAATAGTCGGAACAAACTCTTTTCCCCCCTACCCCTTTCCTGTTGgctttcctaaaaaaaaagactgcCTAGATTTGAGAGACTCGTATCTCCTCGTGATGGACTGGGTCCGCGATGTGCCTAGAAAGGctgtaagagagagagaaagagagaaaggataACCGTTGATGCGACTGCATACCCCACCTAAATAAATGCTGTAACGCCACTAATGTTCCCTAAACTAAATATGCCACATTGGAGAAACGACGAGATGCGAGAAGTAATAAGGAAGTTCCACAGGAAAAAACGAGAAGCGGATCTTCCGAAGATAAAACACAAAAACGAGAAGGGAGCCACAACGTCCGAGTAACGAATCTCTACCTAATGAGGAACCTAATCAACGCCGAAATCTTGATGGAAACGCATACATACCTCTGTTGAACTTAAGAGTTGGAGGTTCTCGGTCGTTTGTGTTTATGTGAGTGCACTCACTGCTAAATAGCTAAATacctatattataatttagtCCTTTGAGGGTAACTTGTAACGCAACACAGGATTAGCATGCGTGCGTCCCCACGCTAATCCTGTGC
The Temnothorax longispinosus isolate EJ_2023e chromosome 7, Tlon_JGU_v1, whole genome shotgun sequence DNA segment above includes these coding regions:
- the Hoka gene encoding uncharacterized protein Hoka is translated as MWSKKFVCYLTIALLLMGIFLEEVEARRKILRGRKTITRRYYRGTAIPAWAITLLTGIGMLLLGGGLYALLQKFVVDAADTGESHSYQPALQLES